The following are encoded in a window of Magnolia sinica isolate HGM2019 chromosome 11, MsV1, whole genome shotgun sequence genomic DNA:
- the LOC131218156 gene encoding uncharacterized protein LOC131218156 produces MPPRRGTRGTCGARATRATRAFPAPPIKDLIPEPPVTPIPPPEPAVPMPKAPTVLVPLPKATAAPTFPTIPVGAEQLQHIGPTIREETGRRRRPLVTPVSSSTIGVPIAQAFEHQQCIQPHLQGHSSEFVLVTQQQLRVPQQPPHQPLQQRQQHQPPRPPPQQQRQQVRPPQWQQQQQRSQRGQAPPLPPAWVARVARVPHLGSMIYKKEQRRLSPLRTLAGSGIRELN; encoded by the exons atgccaccTAGACGAGGCACTAGAGGCACCTGTGGTGCTCGAGCAACTCGAGCGACCCGAGCATTTCCCGCTCCACCGATCAAGGATCTTATTCCTGAGCCTCCAGTTACTCCAATTCCCCCACCCGAGCCTGCTGTACCTATGCCAAAGGCTCCCACAGTTCTCGTGCCTCTGCCTAAGGCCACTGCAGCCCCTACATTTCCTACCATTCCAGTCGGAGCCGAGCAGTTACAGCATAT AGGACCCACGATCAGGGAGGAGACTGGAAGAAGAAGGCGCCCTCTGGTAACTCCCGTCAGCAGCAGCACCATCGGCGTACCAATCGCCCAGGCTTTCGAGCACCAGCAGTGCATTCAACCTCATCTTCAGGGCCATTCATCGGAGTTTGTTTTGGTTACA CAGCAGCAACTGAGGGTACCGCAGCAACCCCCGCATCAGCCTCtacagcagcgacagcagcaccAGCCCCCGAGGCCTcctccgcagcagcagaggcagcaagTTAGGCCGCCGCAGTGGCAACAGCAACAACAGAGATcgcagaggggacaggcacctcccctgCCGCCCGCTTGGGTTGCTCGGGTCGCTCGAGTGCCTCACCTAGGCAGCATGATCTACAAaaaagaacaaaggcgcctatcacCCTTGAGAACCCTTGCAGGCTCAGGCATTAGGGAACTAAActag